One genomic region from Uloborus diversus isolate 005 chromosome 2, Udiv.v.3.1, whole genome shotgun sequence encodes:
- the LOC129216486 gene encoding probable E3 ubiquitin-protein ligase makorin-1, producing the protein MACSYSGKALFIRSVSAVQVVYCPVPCTCSLHGTPCADACKTKCENSKPKQVPSATAPAGPRRCSICHEVVRESKFFGKRRFGILENCSDVFCLPCIRNFHSIRNRKTPRRRCSEVKPEPVACPRCGAPSNYILSSLSWVEDPEQKSRLFREFQENTWSIPCEFMRRGFECISPEFLHDG; encoded by the coding sequence ATGGCTTGTTCTTACAGCGGGAAAGCTCTGTTTATCCGGTCAGTGTCGGCGGTACAGGTGGTATACTGCCCCGTGCCCTGCACCTGCTCCCTGCATGGAACACCCTGCGCTGATGCTTGCAAGACGAAGTGTGAAAACTCGAAACCGAAACAGGTGCCTTCAGCCACTGCTCCAGCCGGCCCTCGTAGATGTAGCATCTGCCACGAGGTAGTTCGAGAAAGCAAGTTCTTCGGGAAACGTCGCTTTGGGATTCTGGAGAACTGCAGCGATGTGTTCTGCCTGCCTTGTATCCGGAATTTCCATTCCATTCGCAATCGCAAGACGCCCCGCCGCAGGTGTTCCGAGGTCAAGCCGGAGCCCGTTGCCTGCCCCCGATGCGGCGCCCCGTCGAATTATATTCTGTCTAGCCTCTCCTGGGTCGAGGATCCGGAGCAAAAGTCCAGGCTGTTCCGGGAGTTCCAGGAAAACACGTGGAGCATTCCGTGCGAGTTCATGCGGCGTGGATTCGAGTGCATTTCGCCAGAATTTCTACACGATGGCTGA